The Aedes aegypti strain LVP_AGWG chromosome 3, AaegL5.0 Primary Assembly, whole genome shotgun sequence genome contains a region encoding:
- the LOC5568553 gene encoding glutaredoxin-related protein 5, mitochondrial translates to MSLLVRKLGSSAFGSRTSFFLARTLCANAVDAKEIDKLVHNNKVVVFMKGNPEQPRCGFSNAVVQILRMHAVNYDSHDVLQSDALRQAIKDYSNWPTIPQVFINGEFVGGCDIMLQMHQNGELIDELKKVGITSALVDAAGAEEKK, encoded by the exons ATGAGTCTACTGGTGAGAAAACTTGGATCCAGTGCCTTCGGCAGCCGCACCAGTTTCTTCCTGGCGCGAACGCTTTGCGCCAACGCCGTAGATGCCAAGGAGATTGACAAACTTGTACACAACAACAAGGTCGTCGTGTTCATGAAGGGAAACCCGGAACAACCGCGGTGTGGATTCAGCAATGCCGTGGTCCAGATCCTGCGGATGCATGCCGTGAATTACGACAGCCACGACGTTCTGCAGAGTGATGCCTTGCGACAGG CCATCAAAGACTATTCCAACTGGCCAACGATTCCGCAGGTTTTTATCAACGGAGAATTTGTCGGAGGATGCGACATCATGCTGCAGATGCACCAAAACGGAGAACTCATCGATGAGCTGAAGAAGGTCGGCATTACGAGTGCCTTAGTGGATGCGGCCGGAGCAGAAGAGAAGAAGTAG